A window of the Lolium perenne isolate Kyuss_39 chromosome 7, Kyuss_2.0, whole genome shotgun sequence genome harbors these coding sequences:
- the LOC127311982 gene encoding serine/threonine-protein kinase STY46: protein MEEADAEAIRALYHGLVGTGKLREEELSSFRRHFDRLPSSYLTTRYMWPGPDDVLLDRKVLSDAAANKRIAAHARFIQRVRLPYDDDGFGGGPPDEQPTLPELRQEELLVHEIIFASRDKPGLLSQLSTLMNCVRLHIREAHIFTTIDGFCLSIFHVDGWSREDVKGLIEAIEDELIREKVYNV from the exons ATGGAGGAGGCGGATGCGGAGGCTATCCGGGCGTTGTACCACGGGCTGGTGGGAACGGGAAAGCTGCGGGAGGAGGAGCTCTCCTCCTTCCGCCGCCACTTTGATCGCCTGCCGTCGAGCTACCTGACTACCCGCTACATGTGGCCGGGGCCCGACGACGTGCTGCTCGACCGGAAGGTCCTCTCGGACGCCGCCGCAAACAAGCGCATCGCCGCCCACGCACGCTTCATACAACGCGTTCGGCTCCCCTACGACGACGACGGCTTCGGCGGCGGTCCACCCGATGAACAGCCGACGCTGCCGGAGCTGAG GCAAGAGGAATTGCTTGTTCATGAGATTATCTTTGCTTCTCGCGACAAACCAGGACTCCTTAGCCAG TTATCGACATTGATGAATTGTGTCCGACTTCATATTCGCGAAGCTCATATTTTCACCACAATAGATGGCTTCTGTTTGAGCATTTTTCATGTCGACGGTTGGTCTCGGGAG GATGTTAAAGGATTGATCGAAGCGATAGAGGATGAATTGATTCGTGAAAAGGTGTACAATGTATAA